In Archocentrus centrarchus isolate MPI-CPG fArcCen1 chromosome 24, fArcCen1, whole genome shotgun sequence, one DNA window encodes the following:
- the cep170bb gene encoding centrosomal protein of 170 kDa protein B isoform X3 has product MSVTSWFLVSSSGTRHRLPREMIFVGREDCELMLQSRSVDKQHAVINYNLTTDEHLVKDLGSLNGTFVNDLRIPDQTYITLKLSDIIRFGYDSHVYVLEKSQHKVPEEALKHEKYSSQLQMSLKASEGKKSDTEERLRGEKTSSTKSLTQEAPACRPTPLYGQPSWWGEEDYGSKVQTSDEPHSDVQKDAPSVDPDFSGCLSDSQPKTAFPSYHREPSYFEIPTKDFQQPKSSGAELHEIPTKDTDTSPATPSPPTPTPPVVQSHASFTIEFDDCMPGKIKIKDHITKFSTRQRKSQAASPKTTITTAPVEVMSAESKVADWLVHSDVSMMKRRPPCEDVYSTKSDLAMNIKTLKGHHHEDGTQSDSEDPVLKGRSKSHHSVRSQHSVQSEQPQVSQQTVPSCQPVHGQLHQPLQYSPPRPASASPVAPERPLSQSPPEAPSPTEAPKQGPPEHLTQQAFIIEFFDDNPRKKRSQSFTHNPAHADSYSALRAKLERRKGGERPASVHGHIPPTQQVTVPLKGQGHGGPQRSSSLKREKTEGEAASSSSSSRSSSGIIIRPFGSVGKKSKLAQEFAAEFLKDSGQNDSSPTRDKGSDPPMSAPPVMMSPHHTRIPSPQEPPAPSSVSYPASPLQPPAISKTSIPTKVPGQAASPVHPSGPPMSPMLPVAVRGGEHKGSQRMARNEEDDSLSDAGTYTIETESQDKEVEEARNMIDQVFGVLDSPEYSGVNTGVYRPVINDGKDEQANLPSDGSAVDLLHGFIPSSISSPPTGPIQVPAAHAAVLEGPKWVSRWASLADSYAEPGSTPPQGECTEDFRLMSPSMGSYSYDNSESESSHSSRTRRLLPQVPPEKLDGVTPSIMIRHESYQSQEPLDRPSGPPHSVDSTQRLSVQDDVDPDSLSDASRSDDGPVLEKMRTNQVRTGVISPGTAVPQLRGQEKVSPPTKSTCFYIGAEDHPSNPEQARSPVQSDRTRDAPAKTPPTTVLIRHLSGHEPKRTGVKPNSSAPNLQTQDKDSIPTKDSCMSSFVRQESFTKDRPSDTIQMKKLPHISSHPSIRDMEQRRETIQDTQSFLQEGALSSLDAKFPSSGSGRSSKKGGSSSHMDDSLSGESDVDTASTVSQVSSKNTPVSSTSKKRPAISSLQKEKSSSSTSIQEKGQQLSARERLSEKRRNQTTTNAATKTEAAKRFQMRRSAGNRGSLDLSEGQQGSSSQWTETPASDHESTRPSNRSKKLIAPLQKEDNGKTSKTATQQVLTRSNSLSAPRPTRASMLRRARLGEASDNEGAETDRGSQNSDHITAAPKVSTEGKKLSRLDILAMPRKRTGSFTTPSDNEASSTGRPGVSNRNSEAVVSTRKTSVGDARQPASKGGGAPGKQPLTRTRSSGAKYPSTGSRRRQKGSDFSSSSEEEYETSGSISKAKRSSHPSTSDQTPRSHRTPTTRTKSVSLETEEDEDQNDVDPYQNWSTHSAEIAKLSQDLAKDLAILAKEIHDVAGDGDSPSSGMGTATSPSSLPNTPASTISAREEVILDNLMLNPVSQLSQAIRENTEQLAQKMKVLFQNKAEVWEEIEAKISAENEVPLLKTSNKEITSILKELRRVQRQLEVINTIVEPGGSLQAVASGTSLSQTRPSMREKKPTAKPRGAPSNANESTKRPPRGPDGAHYMA; this is encoded by the exons ATGAGTGTGACATCATGGTTCCTGGTGAGCAGCTCAGGGACTCGACACCGCCTTCCCCGAGAGATGATCTTTGTAGGTCGAGAGGACTGCGAGCTCATGCTACAG tctcGCAGCGTGGACAAACAGCACGCCGTGATCAACTACAACCTGACCACTGATGAGCACCTGGTGAAGGATCTGGGCAGCCTCAATGGG ACGTTTGTAAACGACCTACGGATTCCTGATCAGACCTACATCACcctcaaactgtctgacatcATCCGCTTCGGATACG ATTCTCATGTCTACGTTCTGGAGAAAAGTCAGCACAAAGTCCCAGAGGAGGCCCTGAAg catgagAAGTACAGCAGTCAGCTGCAGATGAGTCTGAAGGCTTCGGAGGGGAAGAAGAGCGACACGGAGGAGCGGCTGAGAGGCGAGAAAACATCAAGTACCAAAAGCCTCACACAGG AGGCGCCAGCGTGCCGGCCCACTCCTCTGTACGGCCAGCCGTCCTGGTGGGGAGAGGAGGATTATGGCAGTAAAGTCCAGACCAGTGATGAGCCACATTCAG ACGTTCAGAAAGACGCTCCGTCTGTGGATCCGGATTTTTCCGGATGTCTGTCGGACTCTCAGCCAAAGACCGCCTTCCCTTCGTACCACCGCGAGCCGAGCTACTTTGAGATCCCCACCAAGGACTTCCAGCAGCCCAAATCCTCAGGGGCAGAGCTCCATGAGATTCCCACCAAGGATACTGACACATCCCCGGCGACGCCTTCCCCTCCCACCCCGACCCCACCCGTCGTTCAAAGCCACGCCTCCTTCACCATCGAGTTTGATGACTGCATGCCGGGCAAGATTAAGATCAAAGACCACATCACCAAGTTCTCCACCCGCCAGAGGAAGTCGCAGGCTGCGTCCCCCAAGACGACCATCACGACCGCACCTGTAGAGGTGATGTCAGCAGAAAGCAAGGTGGCTGACTGGCTGGTCCACAGTGATGTAAGCATGATGAAGAGACGTCCGCCATGCGAGGATGTTTACAGCACCAAGAGTGACCTCGCAATGAACATCAAGACCCTGAAAG GTCACCACCATGAGGATGGAACCCAGAGTGACTCAGAGGACCCAGTTCTCAAAGGAAGGAGTAAATCCCACCATTCGGTCCGCAGTCAGCACTCTGTCCAATCAGAACAGCCCCAGGTGTCGCAGCAGACGGTCCCATCATGCCAGCCTGTCCACGGTCAGCTCCACCAACCGCTGCAGTATTCTCCACCCAGACCAGCCTCAGCCTCACCTGTGGCCCCTGAGCGGCCCCTGTCCCAGAGCCCTCCTGAGGCTCCGTCCCCTACTGAAGCGCCCAAACAGGGTCCACCAGAGCACCTCACCCAGCAGGCCTTCATCATTGAGTTCTTCGATGACAACCCGCGCAAGAAGCGCTCTCAGTCCTTCACACACAACCCTGCTCATGCTGACTCATACTCCGCACTCAGAGCCAAGCTGGAGCGGCGGAAAGGCGGTGAGAGGCCGGCATCCGTGCACGGCCACATCCCTCCCACCCAACAGGTGACGGTACCTCTGAAGGGTCAGGGCCACGGCGGTCCTCAGAGGTCGAGCTCActgaagagagaaaagacagaggGGGAGGCAGCTTCATCGAGCTCTTCTTCTCGCTCCTCATCAGGCATCATCATCAGACCTTTTGGCAGCGTTGGGAAGAAGTCAAAGCTTGCCCAGGAATTTGCTGCTGAATTCCTGAAGGATTCAGGTCAAAACGACTCTTCCCCAACCAGAGATAAGGGATCTGATCCACCAATGTCTGCACCGCCAGTGATGATGTCACCTCATCATACAAGGATTCCCTCCCCACAAGAACCTCCAGCACCATCTTCTGTCTCCTACCCTGCCTCCCCCTTACAGCCTCCAGCAATCTCAAAGACCTCAATCCCAACCAAGGTTCCAGGCCAAGCTGCCTCTCCGGTCCATCCGTCTGGACCTCCTATGTCCCCTATGTTGCCTGTGGCTGTCCGTGGGGGAGAGCACAAAGGTTCCCAGAGGATGGCCAGGaatgaggaggacgacagcttgAGTGACGCCGGGACCTACACCATAGAGACAGAGTCACAGGacaaagaggtggaggaggctCGCAACATGATCGATCAG GTGTTTGGTGTCCTCGACTCTCCAGAGTACAGTGGTGTGAACACAGGTGTGTATAGACCTGTAATAAATGATGGAAAGGATGAGCAAGCTAACCTGCCTAGTGATGGTAGCGCTGTGGACCTGTTGCATGGCTTTATCCCATCTTCTATCAGCAGCCCTCCAACAGGCCCtatacag gTTCCAGCTGCTCATGCAGCAGTTCTAGAAGGCCCTAAGTGGGTTTCGCGTTGGGCCAGTCTAGCGGACAGCTATGCTGAACCTGGTTCCACTCCACCTCAAGGGGAATGTACAGAAG atttCCGCCTCATGAGCCCGTCAATGGGAAGCTACAGCTATGACAACTCTGAGTCGGAGTCCAGTCACAGCTCCAGGACAAGAAGGCTGCTCCCCCAAGTGCCTCCAGAAAAGCTGGACGGTGTCACCCCAAGCATCATGATTCGCCATGAATCTTACCAAAGCCAGGAACCTCTGGACAGACCCTCTGGTCCTCCTCACTCGGTGGACTCCACCCAGCGCCTGTCTGTTCAGGATGACGTGGACCCAGACAGCCTGAGTGATGCCAGTCGCTCAGATGATGGACCTGTTCTAGAGAAAATGAGGACAAATCAGGTCAGGACTGGAGTTATATCTCCAGGGACCGCTGTTCCTCAGCTTAGAGGTCAGGAAAAAGTGTCTCCACCCACCAAATCCACCTGCTTCTATATTGGTGCGGAAGACCATCCCAGTAACCCTGAGCAGGCCCGGAGCCCAGTGCAGTCTGATAGGACAAGGGACGCCCCAGCAAAAACTCCCCCTACTACCGTCCTGATCCGACACCTGAGTGGGCATGAACCCAAGAGGACAGGAGTCAAACCCAACAGCTCTGCTCCAAACCTCCAAACACAGGACAAAGATTCAATCCCAACCAAAGACAGCTGCATGTCGTCTTTTGTCCGTCAGGAGAGCTTCACCAAAGACCGGCCCAGTGACACCATCCAGATGAAGAAGCTTCCCCATATCTCCAGCCACCCATCCATCAGAGACAtggagcagaggagggagaccATCCAGGACACACAGTCCTTCCTTCAGGAAGGAGCTCTGTCCTCTCTGGATGCCAAGTTCCCCTCCTCTGGTTCTGGTCGCAGCTCAAAGAAGGGGGGTTCTTCCAGCCACATGGACGATTCCCTTTCCGGTGAGTCAGATGTGGACACAGCTAGCACAGTGAGTCAAGTGAGTAGCAAAAACACTCCAGTCAGCTCCACATCTAAAAAGCGTCCTGCCATTAGTAGCCTTCAGAAGGAGAAGTCCTCTTCTAGCACATCCATCCAAGAAAAgggacagcagctcagtgcccGTGAACGGCTTTCTGAGAAACGGCGAAACCAGACGACCACAAACGCAGCGACTAAGACAGAGGCAGCAAAGCGCTTCCAGATGCGCCGCAGTGCCGGGAACCGTGGCTCTCTGGATCTCTCTGAGGGCCAGCAGGGTTCTAGTTCACAGTGGACTGAAACCCCAGCATCTGATCACGAATCTACTCGTCCATCCAACCGCAGCAAAAAACTCATTGCCCCTCTTCAGAAAGAAGATAATGGGAAGACGTCCAAGACAGCAACCCAGCAGGTTCTGACACGTTCCAACAGCCTGTCAGCGCCACGGCCAACCCGGGCATCGATGCTACGTCGAGCGCGTCTGGGTGAAGCCTCAGATAATGAAGGTGCTGAGACTGACCGAGGCTCCCAGAATTCTGACCATATCACTGCAGCACCCAAAGTTTCCACTGAGGGGAAGAAGCTATCGAGGCTGGACATCTTAGCGATGCCAAGGAAGAGGACAGGCTCCTTCACCACTCCCAGTGACAACGAGGCGTCCTCTACAGGACGGCCGGGCGTCTCCAATCGGAACTCCGAGGCTGTTGTCAGCACCAGGAAGACATCAGTGGGTGATGCCCGGCAGCCAGCTAGCAAAGGAGGCGGCGCTCCAGGGAAGCAACCTCTGACCCGTACCCGTTCAAGCGGAGCCAAGTACCCCAGCACTG GGTCCCGTCGCAGACAGAAGGGCTCGgacttctcctcttcctctgaggaAGAATATGAGACGAGTGGCAGTATCTCTAAAGCCAAACGCTCCTCCCATCCTTCTACCTCCGACCAGACACCACGCAGCCACCGGACGCCCACCACCAGAACCAAGTCTGTCTCCCTGGAAACGGAGGAGGATGAGGACCAGAATGATGTTGACCCATACCAGAACTGGTCCACGCACAGTGCCGAGATCGCCAA GCTCAGTCAGGATCTGGCTAAAGATCTGGCCATCCTGGCGAAGGAAATCCACGACGTTGCTGGGGACGGGGACTCGCCGAGCTCTGGCATGGGCACCGCCACGTCTCCCAGCTCGCTGCCCAACACGCCAGCCTCCACCATCTCTGCCAGGGAGGAG GTGATTCTGGACAACCTGATGCTGAATCCAGTATCTCAGCTGTCTCAGGCCATCCGGGAGAACACAGAGCAGCTGGCCCAGAAAATGAA GGTTTTGTTCCAGAACAAGGCtgaggtctgggaggagattgaGGCGAAGATCAGTGCTGAGAATGAAGTCCCCCTCCTGAAGACCTCCAACAAG